One Ahaetulla prasina isolate Xishuangbanna chromosome 1, ASM2864084v1, whole genome shotgun sequence DNA window includes the following coding sequences:
- the LOC131188744 gene encoding sigma intracellular receptor 2-like: MSAVRVLEWTFVFYFLAHISLILFLDVRSLWPEVYFPGLSQFFTWYITTFKDPLMGNPEPWFRSFLYMEAIPELIFFPIATYAFWKGNCKWIRTPMVIYATHVITAAVACLAQILFADFSNTQVPSPRTLGERLTLSAVFAPFLVVPLLMLLLVLFSPAYNQVEKEKRK; encoded by the exons ATGTCCGCGGTTCGCGTCCTCGAGTGGACCTTCGTCTTCTACTTCCTCGCTCACATCTCGCTGATTCTATTCCTCGATGTGCGTTCGTTGTGGCCTGAAGTCTACTTTCCCGGC CTGTCCCAATTTTTTACCTGGTACATAACTACCTTCAAGGATCCACTAATGGGGAATCCCGAGCCCTGGTTCCGCTCCTTCCTGTACATGGAAGCCATTCCAGAACTGATTTTCTTCCCCATTGCTACCTATGCTTTCTGGAAAG GGAATTGCAAGTGGATCCGGACTCCCATGGTGATCTACGCAACCCACGTAATTACGGCGGCAGTTGCTTGCCTGGCCCAGATCCTGTTTGCCGATTTCTCTAATACCCAAGTCCCCAGCCCAAGGACTCTGGGGGAACGCCTGACCCTCTCTGCTGTCTTTGCTCCTTTCTTAGTGGTTCCCCTCCTGATGctgctcctggtgctcttcagccCTGCTTACAACCAagtggaaaaagagaaaaggaaataa
- the TMEM97 gene encoding sigma intracellular receptor 2, producing MAVARVLEWIFVFYFLTHIPITLFFDLQPLLPGVYPSALSDVLTRYTTTFKDPLLVNPEPWFQSFLYSEAFLQLLFFPVAAYAFWKGSCKWIRIPVIIYTTHVTTTVVACLAHILFADFSNAKVPSPQTLQERLTLSAFYAPYLAIPLVMLLFVLFSSAYKPVEKKKKK from the exons ATGGCCGTGGCGCGCGTCCTCGAGTGGATCTTCGTGTTCTACTTCCTCACTCATATCCCGATCACTTTATTCTTCGATTTGCAGCCGTTGCTGCCTGGAGTTTACCCTTCCGCC CTGTCCGATGTCTTGACTCGGTACACAACGACATTCAAGGATCCGTTGTTGGTAAACCCAGAACCCTggttccagtcttttctttactcCGAAGCTTTTCTACAGTTGTTGTTCTTTCCCGTTGCTGCCTACGCCTTCTGGAAAG GGAGCTGCAAGTGGATCCGGATTCCTGTGATTATCTACACAACGCATGTAACTACAACGGTGGTGGCTTGCCTGGCCCACATCCTGTTTGCTGATTTCTCCAATGCTAAAGTCCCGAGTCCACAGACTCTCCAGGAACGCCTGACCCTGTCTGCTTTCTACGCTCCTTACTTAGCAATTCCCCTTGTGATGTTGCTTTTTGTACTGTTCAGCTCTGCTTATAAGCCagttgaaaaaaagaagaagaaataa